The genomic stretch GTCCGGGTGTGAACGAATCGTATGGGCTCGCGGCCAGCGCCATGGTGCAGTTACCCATTGATGTGCTCGAGAAATTTCCGTCATTCAGGCCGCGTCACGACGGCGATGAGATTTTTGCCGTGCCCTACAGCCCCGAGACGTCGGCCGCCATGCGTACGTTGGTGGAATTGAACGGTGAAGCCTTGAGGTTGCTCCGTGAAGGGCGATCCAAGGCCAAGCCTGGCCTGGCGAGCGGCCTGGAGCGGTATCGTACGACCGAAGATTTCGTGGAACTCTGCTGCGCCCAGGCGTGCGTCGCCGCGGAGTCGGGCGACGGCGCGCTCGCGGCGGATGCTATTCTGGATGGACTGGCTTTTCTCGCGGCCCATTACACCCGCCCGTGGTCGTCGACACCTTATTCGCGCGGGGGGGAAGCGGGCTGGCTGATGCGCGCGCTGGCCAGCGCGGCGGCTCGAGTTAGCTTGCCCGATGAAAAGCTGGCCGAGATGCAGGGCTGGTTAGAAGCGCCGAACTGGGAGCAGGATTTGCGCCTGTCCACCATCGACTACTGCGCGATCACCTTGCAGCAATACGAAGAGCACCAGGAGCTTGACCCTCCCGCGCGAATCGCATTTACGGTTTTCGGTGTAATGGACCGACAAATGACCTATGTTTTCCGGGAGCAGCGGCTGTATCTGGAGTCGATTGGCAAGCCTGTTTCGGAGCAGAAGGCGATGTTTGATGTCTTTAGGGCCGAGGGCGGCTGGCGCAGTTTTCGTTTTTCCGGCCCTCCGATGGAGTCGCGCGTTGCGATGGCGGGGATCGAGCTGATCCGCAATTATCAGAAGACGGGCGCGCTTCCCGAGTCCCTCGATGTGCTGGCGCGGGAGGGCCTCGACCTGGAAGATTTCTACTCGGAGACGCAACTGGGCTATAAGCGTGACGGGGCCACGGTGCGGATCTACAGTGTGGGCCAGGACCTGGGAGACAACGGCGGTGACGGTCGGTCGGATGTACTTTTTCAGGCGGTGCTGCCGGCACGGTAAAACGACAACTTCGCGGCTGTAGCTTGAATAGCGGAGGCCGGGTTCGCTAGGCTCTTGCCCTGCCTGCTGGTCCGTGGGGCAGCCCGCCCCTCCGCCCAGCGTTCCAGTTCCCCAGGAGTTACCTCATGTCCAGCCTCGGCAAGCGTACCCGCTTGAATCGCATTTTCAGCCATCCCTCGGGCCGCATTCTCAGTGTTGCCGTGGATCACCTCATCAACTATCCCATTGGATTGCCGCAGGGCTTGCGCACCATGGGCAAGACCCTGGAGCAGGTGGTTGCCGGTCGCCCGCACGCGATCACCATGAACAAGGGCATCGCCATGCGGTTCATGGAGCCCCACGCGGGCAAGGTCCCGCTGATTATTCAGTCGATGGCCTTGCGCCCGGAGTGGCGTGAATTTGCCTTTTCCGCCCATGTGGAGGAGGTGGTGGCGCTTGGCGCGGATGCGATTGCCGTGGCCATGTTTCTCAAGGGGCCGAGCGAAATTCAGTTTATTAATCACCTGGCACGGGTGGTGCGTGAGTCGGAACAGTATGGTTTGCCGGTCATTCCGCACATTTACACCCTGAGCAGCGGGGATGAAAAGTCTTCTACAACGCACGACCCGGAGGATATTTTCTATGCGGTCCGGATGGGACTGGAGCAGGGGGCGGATGTGGTGAAGGTGCCCTATACGGGCGACGAGGCGTCGTTTGCCGACATTGTGTCGGTAACGCCGGTGCCCGTGGTGGCGGCGGGCGGACCCAAATGCACGACCCTGGAGGAGGCGGTGGCCATGATGAAGTCCGTGGCGCGGACGGGTGCGGCGGGGGCGACGGTTGGGCGAAATGTCTGGGAATTCCCCGATATTCCGGGGGCCATTCACGCCCTGACGGAGGCGATGGTCAATCCGAGCTAGGCGCGATTGCGATTCCCTTGTGGAACCGATGGAAGGCGATTTTGGTCGGTATTTGCGTTGTACGAACGGGCGGGGACTTTCGGGGTCGGAAATCGGCACCCGCTTCGGGTACAATTGTAGTGCCGGATTCGCGCTCCCGACGCGTTTGGCCGGTCGGCAGGGGCGTGCGCCCAAGCGTTCAGAATGAATTCAACGTCAAGGAGAACGTGGATGCAGGTCAGAAGCGCAATATGGGCGTTCCTTCTTCTGATGTCGGTATCATCCTTCGCGGAGAAGGGGGCGCCTTCGCCGTGCGTTACAGTTGGTCACGAGGTTGAGGCGGGCTGCGCGACTGACGGCAGCACGGTGGACCTGATTGTCACCCTGGACAGCGCGTGCGCGCCGGCGGTACAGGCGCTTGGTCTGCGCGAGGTTCTTCCAGTGGATTGGACCTTTCAGGGCGTCTCGGGGACGAATATCCCGGCCGATTATCCAGAACCGGGCGCCACCGGGACGCTGGAGTTTGTCTGGATCGATGTTCCGGAGTTCCCCTTCTCCTTTGTCATTCAAGTAGGCATTCCCGAAGGCGTATCGGGCACGCTGAACATCGCGGGTACGGTTGAATATCGTCAGACGGCGGGGGCGCTCTTCAGTGAGACCACGGGTGTCGATGTTTGCGTTGATGGCGGTGCGGAGGGTGAAGGTGAAGGTGAAGGTGAAGGTGAAGGTGAAGGTGAAGGTGAAGGTGAAGGTGAAGGTGAAGGTGAAGGTGAAGGCGAAGGCGAAGGTGAAGGCGAAGGCGAAGGCGAAGGCGAAGGCGAAGGTGAAGGCGAAGGCGAAGGCGAAGGCGAAGGCGAAGGCGAAGGTGAGGGTGAGGGTGAAGGTGAGGGTGAGGGGCCTCTAACGGCTTCCTTCAGCGCGACCCCCGTGACGGGCGTGGCCCCGCTGGATGTACAGTTTACGGACGAGTCCTTCGGCGGAAGCGCCGCCCTTCAGTCCTGGCTTTGGAATTTTGGAGACGGGACCTTCGGCAATACCCCCAATCCTCTGCATACATTCACCATTCCGGGGACCTATACGGTGACCTTGAGCGTGATCAATCAGGACAGTCAGGGCGACGTAGAGACCAAGCGCGCGTTTATCGTCGTGACCTCCGCTGGCGAAGGTGAAGGTGAAGGTGAAGGTGAAGGTGAAGGAGAAGGAGAAGGAGAAGGAGAAGGTGAAGGAGAAGGAGAAGGTGAAGGAGAAGGTGAAGGTGAAGGTGAAGGTGAAGGTGAAGGTGAAGGAGAAGGAGAAGGAGAAGGAGAAGGAGAAGGAGAAGGTGAAGGAGAAGGTGAAGGTGAAGGAGAAGGTGAGGGCGAAGGTGAGGGTGAGGGCGAAGGTGAGGGTGAGGGTGAGGGTGAAGGCGAAGGTGAAGGCGAGGGCGAGGGTGAGGGTTGCAACATCCAGTTGGGCAAGCGACTGACTTCGGCCGGCGAGTTCCTGGCTGATTTTCTCGTGCTGGGGATATCATTGCTGGTGCTGACGGGATTCAGCCGGATTGGTCCGGGCGGGGAGTCATGAAGAAGGGTTCGAGCCGAAACAGGGAACCGGGATAATCCCCGTGGTTGGTGGCATCGTCCCCCGTGTTTCCGTACTTCGGATGCGAGTTTCAACTATCGATATAGTCGGGTTTGGAGTTTAGTTTAGTGCAGATATTACGAGGTTTGTATCAGGTCGGCGGGGATATGAACGGAATCACCTTCGATGGGCAGGATGCCGCTTATCGTGACGGTAATACTTACATCCTCCAGGGTGAGGGTGGGCTGATCCTGTTTGATTCCGGGTGCGGCGACACCATGGACCAGATCTTTGAGAATATGGCTTACTGGGGTCTTTCGCCGGACGACATCAAGTACTGCATTCTGACCCATCCGCATTTTGATCACGCGGCGGGGGCGCATCTGCTTAAGAAGCGCGGTGTGAGGCTGATTGCCCACACCAACACGGCGGAGGCGGTGGCTTTGGGCGATGAGCGTTGCTGCGGATATCTGTACCATAAGACTTTCACGCCATGCGAAGTGGACCAGACGGTTGAAGACGGAGAGCAAATCGAGCTTCTGGGCATCACGATCGATGTGATGCATCTTCCCGGCCACAGCATGGGCTGCACGGCCTTCCTTTTCAACCACGAGAACCGTCGGCTCTGCGTGAGCGGGGACGTCATCGGAACCCTGCTTGCGGGTCACTTCGGATGGAGCGGTTCCTTCGATTTCAACAAGGAGGTCTATTTGAAATCGTTGATACGCTTCGCCAAAGTGGACACGGATATGATGCTTCCCGGACATGGGATAATTTATTGTTACAAGCCGCGCCGCCGCGTGGAAGAGGCGATGAACATTGCGCTGATGGAATGGCGCTGACGCGATTCAAGCGCTGAACGCGCCCGATGGGGCCGGGCCGAACAGATTCACGGAGACTACGACGATGGCCGACGATCTCGATCCGATTTTGCAGGAGAAGCTGCTGTCGGTGGACAGCCCCACGATATCCAACGCGATCGAGCGCTTCAAATTGCGTTCCCGGCGCGAGGGCTACATGGGCCCGGGGATTCGGTGCCGCTTTCCGGATCTGGGGCGCGTTGTAGGCTTTGCCACGACCTGCACGATCGTGGAGTTCGATGAGGCCTTTCCCCCCGATCCGGTGGAACGATTCCGCTGGTTGGAAAGTATCGCCCAGTCCCCCAAGCCGGCGATTTGCGTGGTGGCGGACCACTGCCACCGCAAGGGTTGGTCCTCCCACTGGGGCGAGATTGTGGGTACGCAGGTTCAGACTCTGGGCGCATCGGTGATTATCACAGATGGGGCGGTGCGCGATTTGGAAGCCCTTCACGCCATGAGGATGAAGGTGTGGAGCGAGCACGTGGTGGTTTCCCATGGCTACATCGATGTGGGCCAGGCGAATATACCGGTACAGGTGGGCGGGCTGTGGGTTCATCCGGGCGATTTGCTTCACGCGGACTGTAATGGCGTGGTGTCGATCCCGAAG from Candidatus Hydrogenedentota bacterium encodes the following:
- a CDS encoding aldolase, with product MSSLGKRTRLNRIFSHPSGRILSVAVDHLINYPIGLPQGLRTMGKTLEQVVAGRPHAITMNKGIAMRFMEPHAGKVPLIIQSMALRPEWREFAFSAHVEEVVALGADAIAVAMFLKGPSEIQFINHLARVVRESEQYGLPVIPHIYTLSSGDEKSSTTHDPEDIFYAVRMGLEQGADVVKVPYTGDEASFADIVSVTPVPVVAAGGPKCTTLEEAVAMMKSVARTGAAGATVGRNVWEFPDIPGAIHALTEAMVNPS
- a CDS encoding PKD domain-containing protein, encoding MSVSSFAEKGAPSPCVTVGHEVEAGCATDGSTVDLIVTLDSACAPAVQALGLREVLPVDWTFQGVSGTNIPADYPEPGATGTLEFVWIDVPEFPFSFVIQVGIPEGVSGTLNIAGTVEYRQTAGALFSETTGVDVCVDGGAEGEGEGEGEGEGEGEGEGEGEGEGEGEGEGEGEGEGEGEGEGEGEGEGEGEGEGEGEGEGEGEGEGEGPLTASFSATPVTGVAPLDVQFTDESFGGSAALQSWLWNFGDGTFGNTPNPLHTFTIPGTYTVTLSVINQDSQGDVETKRAFIVVTSAGEGEGEGEGEGEGEGEGEGEGEGEGEGEGEGEGEGEGEGEGEGEGEGEGEGEGEGEGEGEGEGEGEGEGEGEGEGEGEGEGEGEGEGEGEGEGCNIQLGKRLTSAGEFLADFLVLGISLLVLTGFSRIGPGGES
- a CDS encoding MBL fold metallo-hydrolase, whose product is MQILRGLYQVGGDMNGITFDGQDAAYRDGNTYILQGEGGLILFDSGCGDTMDQIFENMAYWGLSPDDIKYCILTHPHFDHAAGAHLLKKRGVRLIAHTNTAEAVALGDERCCGYLYHKTFTPCEVDQTVEDGEQIELLGITIDVMHLPGHSMGCTAFLFNHENRRLCVSGDVIGTLLAGHFGWSGSFDFNKEVYLKSLIRFAKVDTDMMLPGHGIIYCYKPRRRVEEAMNIALMEWR
- a CDS encoding RraA family protein, with protein sequence MADDLDPILQEKLLSVDSPTISNAIERFKLRSRREGYMGPGIRCRFPDLGRVVGFATTCTIVEFDEAFPPDPVERFRWLESIAQSPKPAICVVADHCHRKGWSSHWGEIVGTQVQTLGASVIITDGAVRDLEALHAMRMKVWSEHVVVSHGYIDVGQANIPVQVGGLWVHPGDLLHADCNGVVSIPKEILADLPSMIDEVLSNEAETLEHLRCHGYDLEAHRRRIEH